Part of the Sulfuricurvum kujiense DSM 16994 genome, TAGCAGGTTTTTGAGTGTCGAAGCACTCAGGGGCTTTACTGGCACCCTTCACACTCCATCGAGCGATCTGCGGTATCTTGTTTTTGCTCCGGTGATTGTGAGCGGAGATAGTAGGTCGATTTGAGACCCAGTTTCCACGCGAGCATATAGATGTCGTTGAGATATTTTCCGCTCGCTTTGTCGAGGGTAATAAAGATATTGAGACTTTGCCCCTGATCAATCCATTTTTGACGGATTGCCGCCGCTTTGACAAGGATCGTTTGATCGAGATCGTACGCAGGGGTATAATAGCTCCACGTATCGGGGCTGAGTTTCGGAGCGACGACCGGAATAAGCCCTGAGAGGTTCTCTTCAAACCATTTACGTTTATAGATCGGCTCAATCGTCTGCGTCGTACCGGTGAGGATCGAAATCGAGCTGGTCGGTGCAATCGCCATCAAATAGCCGTTACGCATCCCCTGACGTTTGATCGTTTCACGAAGTTCATCCCACTCGTAGTTCGGAGCGAACAATCCGCCGCGATCGACGAGATTTTGCACCTCTGCCGTCGCATGATCCATCGGAAGGATACCGCGGCTCCATTTTGACCCTTGATACTCGGCGTATGACCCTTTTTCGACTGCTAAGTCCGAAGAGGCTTTGATCGCGTTATAGCTCACCGCTTCCATCACTTCGTCCACTTTGTCGAAATGTTCTTGGCTTCCCCAAACGATACGGTTTTCAGCCAACATTTGAGCTTCACCCATAACGCCCAGTCCGATAGCACGGCTGCGCATGTTAGTCCGTTTGACTTTTTCCAACGGATAGAAATTTAGGTCGATAACATTATCGAGCGCACGGATCGCCACAGGAACGATACGGTCGATATCCTCTTTCGTATGCACACGTGAAAGATTCACCGAGGCAAGGTTACATACCGCCGTCGCACCGTCGACTTTCTCTTTTTCGACGATATAGATCGGACGTCCGCCCAGTGAATCAAGCGCCGTGATTTTGTTTGCCGGCTTTTCGATTCCGCTGTCGACTTTAACGATCTCATCTTCTTCGTATGTGACGAACGATCCGTCCTCAAATTTGATTTTGATCAGATAATGGTTCGGCTGAGTATTCTGAAAAATCTCCGTACACAAGTTCGAACTGCGGATGATGCCGAAATGGTCGTTCGGATTTGAACGGTTTGCGCTGTCTTTAAAGCACAGGAACGGGCTTCCCGTCTCAAAATACGAGGTCAAAATCTTCTTCCACAGATCTTTTGCTTTCGAGTGCTCTTTAGGAATGCTCGGGTCTTGTTCAAGCTCGAGATAACGTTTTTCAAACGCATCGCCGTACAGTTCGCTGAGCTCTTTCACATCAAACGGATCGAACATCGTCCAGATTCCGTCTTCGACGACACGTTTCATAAACATATCGTTGATCCAAAGGGCAGGGAACAGGTCATGGGCACGTCGGCGCTCTTCTCCGGAATTTTTCTTCACATCGAGGAAGTCTTTGACATCCATGTGCCACGGCTCGAGATAAACGGCGATAGCCCCTTTACGCGTTCCGAGCTGATCGACCGCAATCGCGATATCGTTGGTAATTTTCAAAAACGGCACGGTTCCGCCGGCCGCATTTTTATGCCCGTCGATAAATGAACCCATCGCGCGAACCTGCGTCCAGTCCCAGCCGATACCGCCGCCGAATTTAGAGAGGAGTGCCATCTCTTTGTAGGCATCAAAAATCCCCTCGATATTATCCGGGCTTGAACCGATGTAGCATGAGCTGAGCTGATGACGGGTAGTACGGGCATTAGAGAGGGTAGGGGTTGCCATCATCACTTCAAATTTTGACATCATGTCATAGAACTTTTTCGCCCATCCCTGACGATCGCTTTCGTTTTGCGCCAAGAACATTGCTACCGCCATAAACATATGCTGAGGCAGTTCGATCGGATCGCCTTTGCGATCTTTGATCAGATATCGGTCATATAATGTTTTTACGCCGAGATAGTTAAATTCCAAGTCACGTTCAGGGACGATATAGGCATCTAAATCTGCTAAATTATATTTCTCTTTCAATCCGAGAAGAATACGCCCTTCACCCTCTCCACGTTCAAAATAGCTCTGCAATGAACCGTACCCGGTAAAACCGTTTACGCGGTGATAAAGATCATACAAGAAAAGACGAGATGCTACAAATGTCCAATTCGGCGAATCAATATCGATTTTATCAACGGCTGTTTTGATAAGAGTCTGCTGTATCTCATTGCTGTGGATACCGTCACGAAACTGGATCTGAGCATCGACTTCCAATTCACTTTGCGATACATTACTTAGCCCTTTTACAGCGGCTGACGTATATTTTTGAATTTTTGTAATATCTAACGGTTCACGGCGCCCGTTACGTTTAACTATGGTTAGCATCTCTCTCCCTCAAACTCTATAGAAGCTGTATTATAATCACTGAATATTGTATTGTTTCTTATACCGAAAGAAACTATTTTTATGATAATTATTTGAACACCCGCGCGAAAATTTTATCGACATTTTTAGTGTAATAATCATAATTGAAACATTCACGAATAGCTTCTTCGCTCAAGCTCTGACGCAGCTCTTCATCATCCAATAGATATTGCAGATAAAGACTCTCCCCTTTTTCATTGATAGCACTTCTACCTTGCTGCAACCCTTCCCATACTTTCATCGCATTGCGCTGAACGATACGGTACGCATCTTCACGGCTTACCCCTTTAAGTGGAAGCTCCAATAAAACACGTTGAGAAAAAACCAGTCCTCCGGTGAGGTTCAGATTACGCATCATGTTTTCCGGATAGACAACGAGGTTGGCAATAACACTGTTAAAACGGTGAAGCATAAAATCAGCCGTTACAAAACTGTCCGGCAACCAGAAGCGCTCGGTAGAACTGTGAGAGATATCACGCTCATGCCATAACGCGACGTTTTCCATCGCAGGGATAACATAGGCACGAACCATACGGGCTAACCCTGTGATGTTCTCCGTCAAAATCGGATTGCGTTTGTGAGGCATTGCCGATGAGCCTTTTTGCCCTTTGGCAAAAAACTCTTCACACTCATACACTTCGGTACGCTGCCAATGACGAACCTGTACCGCAAATTTTTCGATTGAACTTGCCATCAATGCCAACGCCGAAGCAAGACGTGCGTAACGGTCACGTTGAATAACCTGGTTAGAAGCCGGAGCCGGTTTGAGTCCTAACGCTTCACACGCATACTCTTCAAGCTCTAACGGTGCGTGAGCAAAATTACCCATTGCCCCTGATACTTGACCGACAGAAATAACTTCCATCGTTTGCTGCAGGTTTTCCAAATGGCGAGCCATCTCATCATACCAAACCGCTAACACCAATCCAAACGTAATCGGCTCACCGTGAATACCATGTGAGCGTCCGACGAGCAATGTCATCTTGTGTTCCATCGCACGCGTTTTGATCGACTCCATAACCATTTTTACATCTTCAATGATCAATGCCAGTGAATCACGCATCTGAAGAGCGACAGCCGTATCAACCGTATCCGAACTGGTCATTCCATAATGGAACCAGCGGCTCTCTTCTCCGAGCGTTTCAGAAACCGATGTTGTAAACGCGATCAAATCATGACGAGTGATTGCTTCGATCTCATCAATACGCTCAACACTGAATCCTGCATTCTTAACAATCTTCTCTGCATCCTCATCAGGAATAAGACCCAATTTATTCCACGCAACGACAACCGCTTTTTCAACATCGAGCCATGCTTGATATTTTGCTTGGATACTCCATTTGGATTTCATCTCTTCTCTGGCGTAACGATCTACCATCTCTTAACTCCTTAGTATGCTAAAATGCGCTTAATGAAATGAGCCGAAATATTTATTGTATATTGACTCTTACTATAAGTTATAGTCTATCCAACCCTCCCTAAAAAGGAATTAAATTGCCCTTCATCACCAAAAAGCTTCATGCTCCTGAGCGTCAAAAAGCATTCCGCTTTTTAATGCAAGAGTTGGGAATTACTCAGAGCGAGGCGCAGCGTTTAATCGCAAAAGGGAGACTTTCCCAAAACGGAATCGTCATGTCAAACAACGCCGGATATATAGAGGAGGGGGATTTCGATTTTATTTGCTTTGAGCCGGTAACCCTCGGATTGGTTCCGACATTTGTCGAAGAGGAGTTCGCCGTATATGATAAGCCCAGCGGTCTTCTTGTTCATCCTCAAAACCGTCATACCCCTTATTCACTCAATGATGAAATTAAACACCGTTTCGGTCATGAAGCCAATATTACCCATCGTATCGATCAGGAGACGAGTGGCCTGGTTTTAGCGGCGCGCAATAAACTATCTGAACGTACTTTAAAAATGATGTTCGAAGAACGTCAAATCACTAAGAAATATATAGCGATGGTAAAAGGGCATCTGAAAGAACCGCTCGATATCCAAGAGCCTCTATTGCGCAGAGAGGATGCCAGCTCTATCGTCCGTATGATCGTTCGAGTTCATCCTGAGGGAAAACCTTCCCGCACATTTATCAAGCCTCTGGAGTATTTCCCCGATACCGACACCACTCTCGTCGAAGCTTCTCCTTATACCGGACGCCAGCATCAGATACGGGTTCATTTGTTCCACGTGGAACATCCGATCATCGGGGATCCTATTTACGGACAAGACGAAGAGAATGCCGTCCGTTTTTTAGATCGCGAGATGAGTGTCGAGGAACGTCTCAATAATACCGGTGCATCTCGATTATTGCTGCATGCCCATTCACTTGAATTCATTTATAATGATATAGTCTACCATGTCGTTTCCAAAGAAGATTTTATTGCACAGTGTTTCGATGCGATGAAAGTGAAATAATCTCCTATGCCGTTTATTACGAAAAAGCTCTTCTCACCTGTTCGTCAAATGGCTCTTAGCTTTTTAATGAATGAACTGGGCCTCTCACGAAGCGAAGGTCAGCGTCTGATTGCCAGAGGCCGTTTATCGCAAAACGGTTCGGTTATGGACGATCAATTCGGTTTTATTGAAGGAGATTGTGAGTTTATCTGTTTTGAACCGGACACCCGCGGATTCAAACCGATGTTTGTCGCTAACGACTTTGTAATATATGACAAACCGAGCGGTTTGAGTGTTCACCCTCACAGCCGACAGTCGCCCTATACCCTCAATGATGAGATCAAACATCAGTTTGGGGACGAGGCTAACGCGACCCACCGTATCGATCAAGAAACGAGCGGACTTGTTTTGGTTTCCCGTCATAAAAAGAGCGAGTCTGTTTTAAAACGGTTATTCTCTGAGCGTGCAATTACCAAACGTTATCTTGCCATGGTAAAAGGATGTGTTGAACATCCTATCGACATTCAAGAACCTCTCTATCGAAAAGATCATCCCAATCTTTTAATCAGTATGGTGGTTAAAGTTGATCCCAAAGGGAAACCTGCCCATACGGTCATTAATCCTTTGCGCTACTTTCCCGAGCATGATATGACCCTCGTAGAAGCATCTCCGTTAACGGGTCGTACCCATCAGATACGGGTTCATTTGTTCCACGTGAAACATCCGATCATCGGTGATCCGGTGTACGGTCCCACAGAAGAGAATGTCATTCGGTTTATTAAAAAAGAGTTATCGCCAATTGAGAGAATGGAAATAGGGGGGTCGACACGGCTGTTGCTTCACGCTCATTCACTTGAATTTGAATATGAAAATGAAGTCTATAAAGTAGAATCAGAAAAAGATTTTGTCAAAGAATGTTTTGAAGCGATGGGAATTTCGCAATAATATTTTTCTCTTTCTTTTCTTTTTAGCAAGAAAAGAAACAAAAGAGCATACCGTGATCCAAGAACGCTCGCTCCTCTCGGCACTACTGCCTTCGGAGCAGCTCTATGTATTGGATCACGGGAATTTTATAAATAATGCCGCGAAAACACACCTAGAGCCCAGCCGTTGGCAGCAGTGCCAAAACGGCTGGTAGCGTTCTGTTTGAGCGGCGCTTTTCTTTTGCGTCCTTTTCTTTTCTAAAAAGAAAAGGACATAGAATATTACGCAGCGTTGTTTATGTACCGCTGCCGTTTCGCCTCTTTGATTTTCCGAATATCAACCAATATATAGCCGTCAATACAGTTATTAAAATCGGTATCGATCCCAAAATCCATAAACTGCACACCACCCTCTTCACACAGTTCGCTGTATTGCTTATAAAGGGTAGGAACCGATACGTCCAGTGCTTTTAGATAGTCCTTTAGTATCCTGAAATCTTCGGTATAGTTATCACCGCTGAACAATGTTTTAAAGTCGTTTTGAACGTATTCAGACAATCGATAGGGGGATTTTGCTCTCACCATCGTATGATCCGAACCGAAATAGAGGGTATAAAAATAGACCAGAACCTCTTGAGCGTGTTTGGGAAAACTTCCCGAAATACTTACCGGACCTAGCATGTATTTTATATGAGGATTATGGCTCAGATAAGCTCCGATACCTTGCCACAAATAATCAAGTGCGCGACTTCCCCAATATTTCGGCTGTACAAAACTGCGTCCCAATTCAATGGCATCTTCCAATACAGGATCAAACTGTTCATTCATCATACATAAGTCGGACATATAGAGACCGTCTTTGCCCAGCCATGAAAGAATCCATTCACATTCGCCGATACGGTACGCTCCAGCGATTTCCAAAGCCTCATCATCCCATAAGACAAGATGATGGTAATAACGGTCGTATGCATCAATATCGCGTGCGTTTCCGCTCCCTTCACCCACTTTGCGAAATGAGTATTCTCGAAGCCGTCCTATTTCATTGATGATATTAGGGGCATTTTCATGCTCAATAAGGTAAATTTGCTTATTATCGCTCGTTAACCCCAGCAATTCCCCTTTACGAAGCTCTAGACGCAATTCCTGACGTGATACGGGATGAGCAATCGAACACTCTGTCGGGTATATCCCTTTTTTGCCGTGTGCAATGCGAAGAAGGTGCTTACGGAATAATTTTGCATGCCGTTTTTCGGTAAGATTAAAATCGCTTAACGCTTTTTCACTTACCATTTGACCGATTGTAAAGTCGAATACACGGTTTCGGGCCGCAAATATTTCATGGCTTAGCAACAAGGCCCCTAATGGTTTGTAGACCCATGAGAGAGCGTAAAAAAGAGGGCTGTTTTTCCCTTTTATATAGATAGGGAGAATCGGAGCCGAATTTCGTTTGGCAAATTTAATAAATCCACCTTTCCACAATCCTTCTTTTACTCCGAACAATCCTGCCCGCGATACTTCGCCGGATGGGAAAAAGATGACGGCTTCTTCAGCCTGTAACGCCTTATCGATCTGTTGGAGCGCATGTTTGGAAACCCGATCGTTAAAATTATCCACACCGATCATAAACTCTTTAAGCTGAGTGATTTCACCGAGCATACGATTTGCAATGATTTTCACCTTTTTATCTTGTCGGACAGAGCAAACCATCTGGATCAAACAAAGTGCATCTAAAGCCCCTAACGGATGATTTGCAACGATAATCACTTTTCCCATAGTAGGAATATTTTCAATTTGTTTATGAACGGTTTTATACGAAACATTCAAATGTTCCAATGCCGCATCAATAAATTCCAATCCGTTTTTTTCTTGATGATTTTCCATAAATCGATTTATCGATTTTTCATGAAGGAGCAAACGGGTCAACCCTACGATTGTCTTATTGATCAATGTCGGATACTGAAATACTTTCGGATGTTCTTTGCGCAATATATATTCTGCACTAACCATGAGGAACCCTTTTTTATTGAGCACATTCATTAATAATGTACTTTATTTTCTATACGGTAAATCATGTTAATTTCAGAGTGATTACGTTTTGATTACCGGATGATTACCCACTGCAGAAATAAATATGGAGCATATAATGTGAATAACTTTTTATAACATCGGCTTAATCAATTATTAAATAGACAAAATTCCTTGAAACTCCCTAAAATAGGGGGTTAAGTCTCATTAAAGCATGATGTTTTCAGGGTACATTTATATTAATTTTTTCTGAATTTGAAAAGATTTCTTCTCTATTTCCCATAAATAGGGGGTAGACTTATTCACAATGCACTCACAGTGTGAATATTACACACATAGAAAAAAATTTAGCAGATTTTTTGTAATTCAGAAATCTTTTAGGGGGATAACAAAGAGTAA contains:
- a CDS encoding RluA family pseudouridine synthase, encoding MPFITKKLHAPERQKAFRFLMQELGITQSEAQRLIAKGRLSQNGIVMSNNAGYIEEGDFDFICFEPVTLGLVPTFVEEEFAVYDKPSGLLVHPQNRHTPYSLNDEIKHRFGHEANITHRIDQETSGLVLAARNKLSERTLKMMFEERQITKKYIAMVKGHLKEPLDIQEPLLRREDASSIVRMIVRVHPEGKPSRTFIKPLEYFPDTDTTLVEASPYTGRQHQIRVHLFHVEHPIIGDPIYGQDEENAVRFLDREMSVEERLNNTGASRLLLHAHSLEFIYNDIVYHVVSKEDFIAQCFDAMKVK
- a CDS encoding ribonucleoside-diphosphate reductase subunit alpha; translation: MLTIVKRNGRREPLDITKIQKYTSAAVKGLSNVSQSELEVDAQIQFRDGIHSNEIQQTLIKTAVDKIDIDSPNWTFVASRLFLYDLYHRVNGFTGYGSLQSYFERGEGEGRILLGLKEKYNLADLDAYIVPERDLEFNYLGVKTLYDRYLIKDRKGDPIELPQHMFMAVAMFLAQNESDRQGWAKKFYDMMSKFEVMMATPTLSNARTTRHQLSSCYIGSSPDNIEGIFDAYKEMALLSKFGGGIGWDWTQVRAMGSFIDGHKNAAGGTVPFLKITNDIAIAVDQLGTRKGAIAVYLEPWHMDVKDFLDVKKNSGEERRRAHDLFPALWINDMFMKRVVEDGIWTMFDPFDVKELSELYGDAFEKRYLELEQDPSIPKEHSKAKDLWKKILTSYFETGSPFLCFKDSANRSNPNDHFGIIRSSNLCTEIFQNTQPNHYLIKIKFEDGSFVTYEEDEIVKVDSGIEKPANKITALDSLGGRPIYIVEKEKVDGATAVCNLASVNLSRVHTKEDIDRIVPVAIRALDNVIDLNFYPLEKVKRTNMRSRAIGLGVMGEAQMLAENRIVWGSQEHFDKVDEVMEAVSYNAIKASSDLAVEKGSYAEYQGSKWSRGILPMDHATAEVQNLVDRGGLFAPNYEWDELRETIKRQGMRNGYLMAIAPTSSISILTGTTQTIEPIYKRKWFEENLSGLIPVVAPKLSPDTWSYYTPAYDLDQTILVKAAAIRQKWIDQGQSLNIFITLDKASGKYLNDIYMLAWKLGLKSTYYLRSQSPEQKQDTADRSMECEGCQ
- a CDS encoding lysophospholipid acyltransferase family protein produces the protein MVSAEYILRKEHPKVFQYPTLINKTIVGLTRLLLHEKSINRFMENHQEKNGLEFIDAALEHLNVSYKTVHKQIENIPTMGKVIIVANHPLGALDALCLIQMVCSVRQDKKVKIIANRMLGEITQLKEFMIGVDNFNDRVSKHALQQIDKALQAEEAVIFFPSGEVSRAGLFGVKEGLWKGGFIKFAKRNSAPILPIYIKGKNSPLFYALSWVYKPLGALLLSHEIFAARNRVFDFTIGQMVSEKALSDFNLTEKRHAKLFRKHLLRIAHGKKGIYPTECSIAHPVSRQELRLELRKGELLGLTSDNKQIYLIEHENAPNIINEIGRLREYSFRKVGEGSGNARDIDAYDRYYHHLVLWDDEALEIAGAYRIGECEWILSWLGKDGLYMSDLCMMNEQFDPVLEDAIELGRSFVQPKYWGSRALDYLWQGIGAYLSHNPHIKYMLGPVSISGSFPKHAQEVLVYFYTLYFGSDHTMVRAKSPYRLSEYVQNDFKTLFSGDNYTEDFRILKDYLKALDVSVPTLYKQYSELCEEGGVQFMDFGIDTDFNNCIDGYILVDIRKIKEAKRQRYINNAA
- a CDS encoding RluA family pseudouridine synthase gives rise to the protein MPFITKKLFSPVRQMALSFLMNELGLSRSEGQRLIARGRLSQNGSVMDDQFGFIEGDCEFICFEPDTRGFKPMFVANDFVIYDKPSGLSVHPHSRQSPYTLNDEIKHQFGDEANATHRIDQETSGLVLVSRHKKSESVLKRLFSERAITKRYLAMVKGCVEHPIDIQEPLYRKDHPNLLISMVVKVDPKGKPAHTVINPLRYFPEHDMTLVEASPLTGRTHQIRVHLFHVKHPIIGDPVYGPTEENVIRFIKKELSPIERMEIGGSTRLLLHAHSLEFEYENEVYKVESEKDFVKECFEAMGISQ
- the purB gene encoding adenylosuccinate lyase; this translates as MVDRYAREEMKSKWSIQAKYQAWLDVEKAVVVAWNKLGLIPDEDAEKIVKNAGFSVERIDEIEAITRHDLIAFTTSVSETLGEESRWFHYGMTSSDTVDTAVALQMRDSLALIIEDVKMVMESIKTRAMEHKMTLLVGRSHGIHGEPITFGLVLAVWYDEMARHLENLQQTMEVISVGQVSGAMGNFAHAPLELEEYACEALGLKPAPASNQVIQRDRYARLASALALMASSIEKFAVQVRHWQRTEVYECEEFFAKGQKGSSAMPHKRNPILTENITGLARMVRAYVIPAMENVALWHERDISHSSTERFWLPDSFVTADFMLHRFNSVIANLVVYPENMMRNLNLTGGLVFSQRVLLELPLKGVSREDAYRIVQRNAMKVWEGLQQGRSAINEKGESLYLQYLLDDEELRQSLSEEAIRECFNYDYYTKNVDKIFARVFK